The proteins below come from a single Solea solea chromosome 6, fSolSol10.1, whole genome shotgun sequence genomic window:
- the LOC131461458 gene encoding methylosome protein WDR77-like: MNSAVESNMVKENPWNIPPNAPTCMEKHLCAAQYRADGSLMLGASSLSGRSWQGSVWIYSDPEQAPSEGFCKAGVQTEAGITDAKWVTEKGVAVASDSGALELWELAEDEALLVNRFTKQEHDDIATTVSPITGGTGAVTGSMDCRIKVWDLSQETVLTTYGAHTQPIVCVACSPTDEALFISCGQDGRVLLWDKRKPNKPASRIGVEAPTCSATTIAWHPHHRSTIAIGDELGRVSVKDFLGTEVARVESVHSRRVSGLAFSTHSAPLLATVSDDCSVAVLNSELHEIMRDRRHQDYVRGVCWRHGGSNTLTTVGWDHLVLHHTVSAASGAPNSSS, encoded by the exons ATGAACAGCGCAGTGGAGTCAAACATGGTGAAGGAAAACCCCTGGAACATTCCCCCCAACGCCCCCACCTGCATGGAGAAGCATCTGTGCGCAGCGCAATACAGAGCAG ATGGCAGTCTGATGCTTGGTGCCTCCAGCCTCTCTGGCAGGAGCTGGCAGGGATCAGTGTGGATCTACAGTGACCCTGAGCAGGCCCCCAGTGAGGGATTCTGCAAAGCTGGTGTGCAAACTGAGGCTGGCATTACCGATGCCAAATGGGTGACAGAGAAGGGTGTTGCTGTTGCATCAGACTCAG GTGCCCTGGAGCTCTGGGAACTGGCAGAGGACGAGGCCCTGCTCGTGAACCGCTTCACCAAGCAGGAGCATGACGACATCGCCACCACAGTGAGCCCCATAACTGGAGGGACCGGTGCCGTCACTGGTAGCATGGACTGCAG AATCAAAGTATGGGATCTCAGTCAGGAGACGGTTCTCACTACCTACGGTG CGCACACACAGCCGATCGTATGCGTTGCCTGCAGTCCCACAGACGAGGCTCTCTTCATCTCCTGTGGTCAA GATGGCCGTGTGCTGCTGTGGGACAAGAGGAAGCCAAACAAACCAGCATCAAGGATAG GTGTGGAGGCTCCCACCTGCTCGGCTACAACCATAGCTTGGCACCCCCACCACAGAAGCACCATTGCAATTG GCGATGAGCTGGGTAGAGTGAGTGTGAAGGATTTCCTGGGAACAGAGGTCGCCCGGGTGGAGAGCGTTCACAGCCGCAGAGTCAGTGGACTTGCCTTCTCCACACATAG TGCCCCGTTGCTCGCTACAGTCAGTGATGACTGCTCCGTTGCCGTTTTGAACTCTGAACTCCATGAAAT AATGAGAGATCGGCGACACCAGGACTACGTCAGAGGTGTTTGCTGGCGCCACGGTGGCTCCAACACCCTCACGACTGTAGGCTGGGATCACCTTGTTCTTCACCATACAGTGAGTGCGGCTTCTGGAGCTCCCAACTCGTCCTCTTAG